Below is a genomic region from Candidatus Woesearchaeota archaeon.
TAAGAACAAAAGCCGGCCATCAAAAAACAATTCTATTTAGCTCAAACATAGCAAATGTTTATTCTAAGAAAGACAAAAAGTACCACAAAGCAAAAATTCTTACAGTAGTCGATAATGCTGCCAATAGAAACTTTATTAGACGAAATATTATGACTAAGGGAGCAGTTATAGAAACAGATAAGGGTAAAGCAAGAATAACTAGCAGACCGGGTCAAGAAGGTACAATAAACGCTATTCTATTAGATTAAAGCCTTTTAAGCCAAAAATACCCATTTTCGAAACCTTTATAAATCAAATTTGCTTGTTTCTTATAAATGTTGCCTTTTTGCAAAATTTTCAAAGGAGAGTTAAA
It encodes:
- a CDS encoding 30S ribosomal protein S8e, which produces MAITQTRSKKKVSGGRYITCRTKKIYELGRLPTFTKLSELKKKNLRTKAGHQKTILFSSNIANVYSKKDKKYHKAKILTVVDNAANRNFIRRNIMTKGAVIETDKGKARITSRPGQEGTINAILLD